The following is a genomic window from Limibacillus sp..
ACGTCGCCATGGAGGTCGAGCTGATCGCCCCCATCGCCATGGACGAGGGCCTGCGCTTCGCCATCCGCGAAGGCGGACGCACCGTCGGCGCCGGCGTCGTCTCCTCGATCGTGCAGTAAGAAGTACGAGCGAAAGACGAAGGCAGGCCCCATATGGGCCTGTGACGGGACCAAGGGGGGCGGCAAGCTCCGCCCCCCGAACATTCTGAAGGAGTGGAGACTCGTAGGAGTGTAGCTCAATTGGTAGAGCA
Proteins encoded in this region:
- a CDS encoding elongation factor Tu; the protein is VAMEVELIAPIAMDEGLRFAIREGGRTVGAGVVSSIVQ